The Chitinivibrio alkaliphilus ACht1 DNA segment TATGAAATGGTTAGTTACAAAGTCTCGTCTTCAGGGTGCAGTTGATATCCCCGCATCAAAATCACATACAATTCGTGCTCTTCTCATAGCGACCCTTGCACGGGGGGAGTCGGTGATATTAAAACCTCTTTTCTCGAAGGATGGCGTTTCTGCGCTTCATGCATCTAAATGCCTTGGTGCGGAAATTTCTGAACAAGGTGAGACTCTTATAGTCCAAGGAACCGGCGGTGCTATTACCCCCAAGGTACCCATGATTGATATGGGAAATTCCGGTACATCGACGCGCTTGTTTACCTTAGCAGCAGCCTTAAGCACCACACCTGTTTGTTTTGATGGTGATGCCTCCCTTAGATCGCGTCCCATGGGGCCTCTTTTGCAGGCGTTACAAGATTTGGGGGGGAGCTACGAATGCACTGAAAAAGACGGACATTTGCCCTATTCAGTACACGGAAGTTTACGTGGTACAGACATAACCGTCGATGGAACCACCTCTCAATATCTCTCTGCTTTACTAATGACAACCCCGCTTATTCCAGGAAATACGGTGATTTCCGTTCCTCAGTTAAATGAAAAACCCTACGTTGAAATGACCCTGTGGTGGCTTGATAAAATGGAAATATCCTATGAAGTAAACAGTGGCTTTAATAAATTTCTTGTATATGGAGATCAGCAGTATCGTCCCATAGAAGAGAAAATAAGCGGTGATTTTTCCTCTGCCACCTTTGCAGCTGTTGGTGCCGCAGTAACGGGCGGATCAGTGACTTTACACAATCTCGATTTTTCAGATCCCCAGGGAGACAAGGGAGTATTTGATATTCTTCGTCGTATGGGGGCAACCGTTACCATAGAGGGAAAAAGTGTAACCGTTTCTGCTCAGCAGTTGCATGGGACGACCATAGATCTTAATGCCATGCCTGATGCAATTGCTGCCTTGGCTGTTCTAGGGACCGTTGCAGAAGGAGAAACACGTATTGAAAATGTTGCTCAGGCACGAATAAAAGAAACAGATAGAATTGCTGTTATGGCTGATGAGCTCCGTAAGATGGGTGCTGATATTGAAGAGCTGGATGATGGACTTATCATTCGTAAAAGTACGCTCCATGGAGCCGCCGTGTCCGGACATGAAGACCATCGGGTAGTGATGGCCTTAGCCCTCGCGGGGATGATCGCGTCGGGGGAGACTGAAATTGACACAGCTGAGGCAGCAGATGTCACCTATCCCTCATTTTATGATGATTTTACTGTACTAGGTGGACATTTACAGAAAATATGATATACTGGGTGTGAAGGCTTTTCTCGGA contains these protein-coding regions:
- the aroA gene encoding 3-phosphoshikimate 1-carboxyvinyltransferase: MKWLVTKSRLQGAVDIPASKSHTIRALLIATLARGESVILKPLFSKDGVSALHASKCLGAEISEQGETLIVQGTGGAITPKVPMIDMGNSGTSTRLFTLAAALSTTPVCFDGDASLRSRPMGPLLQALQDLGGSYECTEKDGHLPYSVHGSLRGTDITVDGTTSQYLSALLMTTPLIPGNTVISVPQLNEKPYVEMTLWWLDKMEISYEVNSGFNKFLVYGDQQYRPIEEKISGDFSSATFAAVGAAVTGGSVTLHNLDFSDPQGDKGVFDILRRMGATVTIEGKSVTVSAQQLHGTTIDLNAMPDAIAALAVLGTVAEGETRIENVAQARIKETDRIAVMADELRKMGADIEELDDGLIIRKSTLHGAAVSGHEDHRVVMALALAGMIASGETEIDTAEAADVTYPSFYDDFTVLGGHLQKI